Proteins encoded within one genomic window of Chitinophaga parva:
- a CDS encoding S41 family peptidase, with product MKRAFLLLAGLALGAGAFAQDNALWLRHPAISPDGQTIAFGFKGDIYLVPAAGGTAVPLTVHPAMDMTPIWSHDGKSIAFASDRFGNFDVFVMPVSGGTPKRLTYNSAADYPYDFTPDNKAVLFGSARTAPAESIRFNYRVFNSLYTVPVTGGSPVLVSAAGAEQAHYNASGSQIIFQDRKGYEDPFRKHHTSAVTRDIWIYDVAKKSYNQVSSYEGEDRDPVFAGKDAAYYLSERNGISQNLYKVSLADTTRIEQLTRFDKHPVRDLSIAGNGTLCFTYNGEIYTLNPGAQPKKLAVQVRNDGGDMVERNMPVSGNVTEFELSPNGKEIAFVSRGEVFVTNVEGSLTKRITNTPQQERMVAWSPDGKSLVYAAERKHNWDIYRAKIARADEPYFYAATVINEEPLIATSAEEYQPQFSPDGKEVAYVEDRNILRVYNLASKQSRTLLPKGHNHSYSDGDWDFTWSPDGKWLLVDDEQGYFGSSNAALVAADGKTAIRYPINSGFGEGNPKWSQDGKVMTWLSAREGRKSLATQGSREVDVYGAFFDQEAYDRFNLSKDEFNLLMEKEEQAKKSGKADSLDKVKADTAAKKPFKLDLERLDDRQARFTINSASISDYVLNKDASKVFYMAAFEKGYDLWVTEPRTKETKILAKLGGTGTSLALSKDGKFIYASNHGSLVKVDAESGKITPIAVSAELALNAAEERAYIFEHAWRQVKEKFYDPTIHGIDWEMYRDNYARFLPYINNNYDFQELLSELLGELNGSHTGGRYSPVRPEGDATASLGLFFEENGAAKGLVITDVMDGGPFDKAGSKVKKGVVIEQVDGQSVADAPDWAQLLNRKAGKNTLVALYDPANGNRWVETVKPITGGQESELLYKRWINRQRAIVDKLSGGKVGYVHVRAMNDASFRDVFDEVMGRNRDKQALIVDTRFNGGGWLHDDLNTFLSGKKYLVFAPQGEKLKGGEPMNRWQQPSCVLISQGNYSDAFIFPYIYKQNGLGKLIGMPVAGTGTAVWWETQIDPTLVFGIPMVATIGKEGRPTENLQVEPDIRVPLKYEDFLEGKDAQLEAAVAEMMKEIGASK from the coding sequence GGATTATCCCTACGACTTTACGCCGGATAATAAGGCGGTGCTGTTTGGCAGCGCCCGTACGGCGCCGGCGGAGAGCATCCGCTTTAACTATCGTGTGTTTAATAGCCTGTACACGGTACCCGTAACCGGTGGCAGCCCTGTACTGGTAAGCGCAGCGGGTGCAGAACAAGCGCACTACAATGCCAGCGGCTCCCAGATCATTTTCCAGGATCGCAAAGGCTATGAAGACCCGTTCCGCAAACACCACACCTCTGCAGTGACCCGCGATATCTGGATCTACGACGTGGCTAAGAAATCTTATAACCAGGTATCCAGCTATGAAGGGGAGGACCGCGACCCGGTATTCGCCGGCAAGGACGCCGCTTACTATCTCAGTGAGCGCAATGGCATTTCCCAGAACCTGTATAAAGTATCACTGGCAGATACCACCAGAATTGAGCAGCTTACCCGCTTTGACAAGCATCCCGTGCGCGACCTTTCCATTGCCGGCAACGGTACCCTGTGCTTCACGTATAACGGTGAAATATATACGCTGAATCCCGGTGCCCAGCCTAAAAAGCTGGCGGTGCAGGTACGCAATGATGGCGGCGATATGGTGGAACGTAACATGCCGGTGAGCGGCAATGTGACAGAATTTGAACTGAGCCCCAACGGGAAGGAAATTGCCTTCGTATCCCGCGGGGAAGTGTTTGTCACCAACGTGGAAGGTTCCCTGACCAAACGCATTACCAATACCCCCCAGCAGGAGCGCATGGTAGCCTGGAGCCCCGATGGCAAATCATTGGTGTACGCCGCAGAGCGAAAACATAACTGGGACATCTACCGCGCTAAAATTGCGCGCGCGGACGAGCCTTATTTTTATGCCGCTACCGTGATCAACGAAGAACCGCTGATCGCTACCAGCGCGGAGGAATACCAGCCCCAGTTCTCCCCGGATGGCAAAGAGGTGGCTTACGTGGAAGACCGCAACATACTGCGCGTGTACAACCTGGCCAGCAAGCAATCTCGTACCCTGCTGCCCAAAGGCCACAACCACTCTTACTCCGATGGCGATTGGGATTTTACCTGGAGCCCCGACGGCAAATGGCTGCTGGTGGATGACGAGCAGGGTTATTTTGGCAGCAGCAATGCCGCACTGGTGGCCGCTGATGGAAAAACCGCCATCCGTTATCCCATTAACAGCGGCTTTGGCGAAGGCAATCCCAAATGGAGCCAGGACGGCAAAGTAATGACCTGGCTGAGCGCCCGTGAAGGCCGCAAATCACTGGCCACGCAAGGTAGCCGCGAAGTGGATGTATACGGCGCCTTCTTTGACCAGGAAGCATATGACCGCTTTAACCTGAGCAAGGATGAATTTAACCTGCTCATGGAAAAAGAAGAACAGGCCAAGAAATCCGGCAAGGCAGATTCCCTGGATAAAGTGAAAGCAGATACCGCTGCCAAGAAACCCTTTAAACTGGACCTGGAGCGCCTGGACGACCGCCAGGCACGCTTTACCATCAATAGCGCCAGCATCAGTGATTACGTGTTGAATAAGGATGCCAGCAAGGTATTCTACATGGCCGCTTTTGAAAAAGGGTACGACCTGTGGGTAACAGAGCCCCGCACCAAGGAAACCAAGATCCTGGCAAAGCTAGGCGGTACCGGCACCAGCCTGGCCCTCAGCAAGGACGGCAAGTTTATTTACGCCAGCAACCACGGCTCACTGGTGAAGGTGGATGCTGAATCCGGCAAGATCACGCCCATCGCTGTCAGTGCAGAACTGGCGCTGAATGCCGCTGAAGAACGCGCCTATATCTTTGAGCATGCATGGCGCCAGGTGAAAGAGAAATTCTACGACCCCACCATCCATGGTATTGATTGGGAAATGTACCGTGATAACTACGCACGTTTCCTGCCTTATATCAACAACAACTATGACTTCCAGGAACTGCTCAGCGAATTGCTGGGTGAGTTGAATGGCTCCCACACGGGTGGCCGTTATTCACCGGTGCGCCCCGAAGGCGATGCCACGGCCAGCCTGGGCCTGTTCTTTGAAGAAAATGGGGCCGCAAAAGGCCTGGTGATCACCGATGTAATGGATGGTGGCCCGTTCGACAAAGCCGGCAGCAAGGTGAAGAAAGGCGTAGTGATAGAACAGGTAGACGGACAGTCTGTAGCCGATGCACCAGATTGGGCCCAGTTGCTGAACCGCAAGGCGGGTAAGAACACCCTGGTAGCGCTCTACGATCCTGCTAATGGCAACCGCTGGGTAGAAACCGTGAAACCCATCACCGGTGGACAGGAAAGTGAACTGCTGTACAAACGCTGGATCAACCGCCAGCGCGCGATTGTAGACAAGCTGAGTGGTGGCAAGGTGGGTTATGTGCACGTACGTGCCATGAACGATGCCAGCTTCCGCGATGTATTTGATGAAGTGATGGGCCGCAACCGCGACAAACAGGCGCTCATTGTAGACACCCGCTTCAATGGTGGTGGATGGCTGCATGATGACCTCAACACCTTCCTGAGTGGTAAAAAATACCTGGTGTTTGCACCCCAGGGTGAAAAGCTGAAAGGTGGTGAGCCGATGAACCGCTGGCAACAACCCAGTTGTGTGCTGATCAGCCAGGGTAACTACAGCGATGCCTTCATCTTCCCCTACATTTATAAACAGAATGGCCTTGGCAAACTGATAGGCATGCCTGTAGCCGGTACCGGTACCGCTGTGTGGTGGGAAACCCAGATAGATCCCACGCTGGTTTTCGGCATACCCATGGTGGCCACTATTGGTAAGGAAGGCCGCCCTACGGAAAACCTGCAGGTGGAGCCGGATATCCGGGTGCCCCTGAAGTATGAAGACTTCCTGGAAGGCAAGGATGCCCAGCTGGAAGCCGCCGTAGCGGAAATGATGAAAGAAATTGGAGCTTCCAAATAG
- a CDS encoding ABC transporter ATP-binding protein — protein sequence MNGKKILELHDLKREFHMGTEIVRALKGVTFDVYAGEFVTIMGSSGSGKTTLLNTLGCLDKPTSGTYLLDGVNVGQQSRNDLALLRNRKIGFVFQSYNLLARTSAIENVELPLLYNADIKHHERREKALKALEAVKLGDRLDHLPNQLSGGQQQRVAIARALVNEPVMILADEATGNLDTRTSYEIMALMQELNQHEGKTIVFVTHEPDIAAFSSRTVMLKDGRVIKDAKNENVRSAKEALAALPSAEDY from the coding sequence ATGAACGGAAAGAAGATCCTCGAATTGCATGACCTGAAACGCGAGTTTCACATGGGCACAGAGATCGTGCGGGCGCTGAAAGGCGTCACCTTTGATGTGTATGCGGGTGAGTTTGTGACCATCATGGGCAGCTCCGGCTCCGGCAAGACCACCCTGCTCAATACGCTCGGCTGCCTGGATAAGCCCACCAGCGGCACTTACCTGCTGGATGGTGTGAATGTAGGACAGCAATCGCGCAACGACCTGGCACTGCTCCGCAACCGGAAGATCGGTTTCGTGTTCCAGTCGTACAACCTGCTGGCGCGTACTTCTGCCATTGAAAACGTAGAACTGCCTTTGCTGTACAATGCGGATATCAAACACCATGAGCGGCGGGAAAAAGCCCTCAAAGCACTGGAAGCGGTAAAACTCGGCGACCGCCTGGACCACCTGCCCAACCAGCTTTCCGGCGGCCAGCAGCAACGCGTGGCCATTGCCCGCGCCCTGGTAAATGAGCCGGTGATGATCCTGGCCGATGAAGCTACCGGCAACCTGGATACCCGCACCTCTTACGAGATCATGGCCCTCATGCAGGAGCTGAACCAGCACGAGGGCAAAACCATCGTATTTGTAACACACGAGCCGGATATTGCCGCCTTCAGCAGCCGCACCGTTATGCTCAAGGATGGAAGGGTGATAAAGGACGCTAAAAACGAAAACGTGCGCAGCGCCAAGGAAGCCCTGGCAGCGCTGCCCTCGGCGGAAGATTATTAG
- a CDS encoding glutamate-5-semialdehyde dehydrogenase, which yields MQLLSILENAQQAAISLRTLADAQKQQVLRQVAAMLVQQSETIAAENQKDLDRMPDTDPKKDRLLLNTARIDALAASLVDISKLPDPAHQLLSEKRLDNGLLVQKKTAPLGVVGVIYESRPNVTIDVAALCLRSGNVCILRGGSDAFYTNTILVHILQEALKAQGIDPNAVQLMPVDRELVQEMLEATGYIDIIIPRGSQQLIDFVRTHAKVPVIETGAGVCHTYVEKTADLGQAAAVVTNAKVSRPSVCNALDTVLVDAAVAPAFLPLLAPRLAAYNVEIFADATSLPILQSLGYPYLQAATPEDFGREFLDFKCSVKVVSGLEEALAHIRKHSSKHSEAILSKDAGASERFLNEVDAAAVYVNASTRFTDGGVFGLGAEIGISTQKLHARGPFALEKLVTEKWFVYGNGQVRN from the coding sequence ATGCAACTCCTCTCCATACTTGAAAACGCACAGCAGGCGGCCATTTCATTGCGCACGCTGGCCGATGCGCAGAAGCAGCAGGTACTACGCCAGGTAGCCGCCATGCTGGTGCAGCAAAGTGAAACTATTGCCGCGGAAAACCAGAAAGACCTGGACCGCATGCCGGACACGGACCCAAAAAAGGACCGGCTGCTACTCAATACTGCCCGCATAGATGCACTGGCAGCCAGCCTGGTTGACATCAGTAAACTGCCCGACCCGGCCCACCAGCTGCTGTCTGAAAAGCGCCTGGATAACGGCCTGCTGGTGCAGAAGAAAACTGCTCCCCTGGGCGTAGTAGGCGTGATCTATGAATCACGGCCCAATGTGACCATCGATGTGGCCGCGCTTTGCCTGCGCTCCGGCAATGTGTGCATCCTGCGCGGGGGCTCCGATGCGTTTTATACCAACACTATCCTGGTACATATTTTACAGGAGGCGCTGAAGGCACAAGGCATAGACCCTAACGCGGTGCAACTGATGCCTGTAGACCGGGAACTGGTGCAGGAAATGCTGGAAGCAACGGGGTATATCGATATCATCATCCCGCGCGGCAGCCAGCAGCTCATTGATTTTGTGCGCACGCACGCCAAGGTACCGGTGATTGAAACCGGCGCCGGCGTATGCCATACGTACGTGGAGAAAACGGCGGACCTGGGGCAGGCTGCCGCCGTGGTAACCAACGCTAAAGTATCACGCCCTTCTGTGTGCAACGCACTGGACACGGTGCTGGTGGATGCCGCCGTGGCACCGGCTTTCCTGCCCCTGCTGGCTCCCCGGCTGGCGGCGTACAACGTGGAGATCTTTGCAGATGCCACTTCGTTGCCCATCCTGCAATCACTGGGTTACCCATATTTGCAGGCCGCTACGCCGGAAGATTTTGGCCGGGAATTCCTGGACTTTAAATGCTCCGTGAAAGTGGTGAGCGGGCTGGAAGAAGCGTTGGCCCATATCCGTAAACATTCTTCCAAACACTCTGAAGCCATCCTCTCCAAAGATGCCGGTGCCAGTGAGCGTTTCCTGAACGAAGTGGATGCTGCCGCGGTATACGTGAACGCCTCTACGCGGTTTACAGACGGGGGCGTGTTTGGCCTGGGCGCGGAGATCGGTATTTCCACGCAGAAGCTGCACGCACGCGGCCCCTTTGCCCTGGAAAAACTGGTCACTGAAAAATGGTTCGTTTATGGCAACGGGCAGGTAAGAAATTAA
- a CDS encoding DUF6515 family protein, producing MKKLNIILSSILVLSLAFTGADAQRGGGNRGGGGGGRSFGGGGGGRSFGGGGFSGGGRSFGGGGGARVAPSASSRPAFSNPGMRQAPHDYVAPSRPTYNPRTSFAPPARSFAYNRPRGFYGGGGYYHGGGHFVGYYHGYRPFFYPRPYIYHPFYHPFRWWGPSIGFHLTVLPVGFFTIYTGFGPYYYYDGIYYRNYNNVYEVVDAPVGSFVPSLPSRAEQIDVNGTMYYFFNGTFYYPSTDANGNQGYVIAGKNGHLEPADNQPAVQSQDAQGQYDQNVTPTTPELPEGCREVTINGQTLFLSPDGMYYQQINQGNGVEYQIVGKQSAN from the coding sequence ATGAAAAAGTTAAATATAATTCTCAGCAGCATATTAGTGCTTTCACTGGCCTTTACCGGTGCCGATGCACAGCGTGGCGGTGGTAACCGTGGCGGTGGTGGCGGCGGCCGTAGTTTTGGTGGCGGCGGTGGCGGCCGCAGTTTTGGTGGTGGCGGTTTCAGTGGCGGCGGTCGTAGCTTTGGCGGTGGTGGCGGTGCGCGCGTAGCACCTTCCGCATCCTCCCGCCCTGCTTTCAGTAATCCCGGCATGCGCCAGGCTCCCCACGATTACGTGGCACCTTCAAGGCCTACTTACAACCCGCGGACCAGCTTTGCGCCCCCGGCCCGTTCCTTTGCTTATAACCGTCCCCGTGGATTTTATGGTGGTGGCGGCTACTACCATGGAGGCGGTCATTTTGTTGGATATTACCACGGCTACCGGCCGTTCTTTTATCCCCGCCCGTATATCTATCACCCGTTCTATCATCCCTTCCGCTGGTGGGGTCCTTCCATCGGTTTTCATCTTACCGTGTTGCCGGTAGGCTTCTTTACGATCTACACCGGCTTTGGTCCTTACTACTACTATGACGGTATTTACTACCGCAACTATAACAACGTTTATGAAGTAGTGGATGCGCCGGTAGGTTCCTTTGTACCCAGCCTGCCCAGCCGCGCGGAACAGATCGACGTGAACGGCACGATGTATTATTTCTTTAACGGTACGTTCTACTACCCCAGCACAGATGCCAATGGCAACCAGGGCTACGTGATAGCCGGGAAGAACGGCCACCTGGAGCCGGCAGACAACCAGCCTGCTGTTCAGTCACAGGACGCCCAGGGCCAGTATGACCAGAACGTAACGCCTACCACACCCGAACTGCCGGAAGGCTGCCGCGAGGTGACCATCAACGGGCAAACCCTGTTCCTCTCACCGGACGGTATGTACTACCAGCAGATCAACCAGGGCAACGGGGTAGAATACCAAATTGTAGGTAAACAGTCTGCTAACTAA
- a CDS encoding TolC family protein, with protein MEQLKYKCLILLAIFLAICEKPLQAQDTAKWTLQQCLDYAAQHNITLNTLRLTQRSGEQDVLLAKAAKLPNLNASLSQNVQHGKVFSISGSETSQFTFSGSYGLNSAVTLFNGNYLNNDIRQKQLVLQAAAYNIEAGMNDITMAVTTAYLNILLAKETIIYQQDLLTTANAQVKQSQDRYNVGSIALKDLAELQAQAANDQYLLVNAINQHRQYLLNLKQILQLPYDSTFDIQSPDTLMANALPVPLRQAQETAMAQRPEVKSSELNVQAAQLDLAKARAGYLPTLSAGANLASNYARDPDNTYLKQLDNNFYQQIGLTLSVPIFTRRVVKTNVEKSKIEIAQANLDLQNTKTVLAQNIEQAYINVTGSQSQYDAAVEQLRYSQESYRIAAAALEVGQYNTVDYLLQKNLYVQALQNYIQAKYNAALSIRIYDFYRGIPIKL; from the coding sequence ATGGAGCAACTAAAATACAAGTGTCTTATCCTGCTGGCTATCTTCCTGGCAATATGCGAAAAGCCGCTGCAGGCACAGGATACCGCGAAATGGACCTTACAGCAATGTCTGGACTACGCAGCGCAGCATAACATCACCCTGAATACCCTCCGCCTCACCCAGCGTTCCGGTGAGCAGGATGTGCTGCTGGCCAAGGCCGCCAAACTGCCCAACCTCAATGCAAGTCTTTCCCAGAACGTGCAGCACGGTAAGGTATTCAGCATCAGCGGCAGTGAAACCTCCCAGTTCACCTTCTCCGGCAGCTATGGCCTGAATAGCGCAGTGACCTTGTTCAACGGCAATTATCTCAATAACGACATCCGCCAGAAACAACTGGTTCTGCAGGCCGCGGCCTACAATATTGAAGCCGGCATGAATGACATCACGATGGCCGTTACCACCGCTTACCTCAATATTTTACTGGCCAAGGAAACCATCATTTACCAGCAGGACCTGCTCACCACCGCCAATGCGCAGGTAAAGCAAAGCCAGGACCGGTACAACGTGGGCAGCATTGCCCTGAAAGACCTGGCGGAACTGCAGGCCCAGGCTGCGAATGACCAGTACCTGCTGGTGAATGCTATTAACCAGCACCGCCAGTACCTGCTCAATCTCAAACAGATCCTGCAACTCCCCTACGACTCCACCTTTGACATCCAGTCGCCGGACACCCTGATGGCCAACGCCCTGCCCGTACCCTTGCGCCAAGCGCAGGAAACAGCCATGGCGCAAAGACCGGAAGTGAAAAGCAGTGAGCTGAATGTACAGGCCGCGCAGCTGGACCTGGCCAAGGCCCGCGCCGGCTACCTGCCCACGCTGAGCGCCGGTGCCAATCTGGCCAGCAACTACGCCCGCGACCCGGACAATACTTACCTCAAACAACTGGACAATAACTTTTACCAGCAGATAGGCCTCACCTTGTCCGTGCCCATTTTTACACGGCGGGTGGTGAAAACCAACGTGGAAAAATCGAAGATAGAAATAGCCCAGGCCAATCTGGACCTGCAGAACACGAAAACCGTACTGGCGCAGAACATTGAACAGGCATATATCAATGTAACCGGCTCCCAGAGCCAGTATGACGCAGCGGTGGAGCAGCTGCGCTACAGCCAGGAAAGCTACCGCATTGCCGCTGCCGCACTGGAAGTAGGACAATACAACACCGTGGATTATTTACTGCAAAAGAACCTGTACGTGCAGGCGTTGCAGAACTACATCCAGGCAAAATACAATGCCGCACTGAGCATCCGCATCTATGATTTTTACCGGGGCATCCCCATCAAATTATAA
- the proB gene encoding glutamate 5-kinase — translation MNKPILVIKFGTASITGANGALNTAMIAEIARQAALLQPRYNIVLVSSGAVAAGKQHLKSYTGTISERKAAAAIGNPILLQQYAALFAPFGIAIAQSLCERTHFSNRPQFLQLKKTYEELWANGLIPIANENDVVSDTELKFSDNDELATLIAVGFGAEKLLFSTSVAGVLDKEGKIVPQINVIDEAALGLADTRKSAMGLGGMVSKLTFARLATRMGIEVVIFGINTPDGILNALEGKAGTRCLSQDCTMSARQKWLASGSLVTGRVQVDEGAATALHKRHSLLAVGIRAVLEPFDCGEVFEIVDADKKVVAVARAKVASRALHLGNLQQVEVAHADDIVLL, via the coding sequence ATGAACAAGCCTATACTCGTCATAAAATTTGGAACCGCCTCTATTACAGGGGCTAACGGGGCGCTCAACACGGCCATGATCGCGGAAATAGCCCGCCAGGCCGCCTTGCTGCAACCCCGGTATAATATTGTCCTGGTGTCTTCCGGGGCGGTAGCTGCCGGAAAGCAGCACCTGAAATCTTACACTGGCACTATCAGTGAGCGGAAAGCCGCTGCCGCCATCGGTAACCCTATCCTGCTGCAGCAATATGCAGCGCTCTTTGCGCCATTCGGCATCGCCATTGCCCAAAGCCTTTGCGAGCGTACGCACTTTTCCAACCGGCCGCAGTTCCTGCAGCTAAAAAAAACATACGAAGAATTGTGGGCAAACGGACTTATTCCCATTGCCAATGAAAACGACGTGGTAAGCGATACGGAACTGAAATTCTCCGACAACGACGAACTGGCCACCCTCATTGCAGTGGGCTTTGGTGCCGAAAAACTGCTCTTCAGCACCTCCGTGGCCGGCGTGCTGGATAAGGAAGGTAAAATTGTACCGCAGATCAACGTGATAGACGAAGCCGCCCTGGGGCTGGCCGACACCCGCAAATCGGCCATGGGACTGGGTGGCATGGTGTCTAAGCTCACCTTTGCCCGCCTGGCCACCCGCATGGGCATCGAGGTGGTGATCTTTGGCATCAATACGCCAGACGGCATCCTCAACGCGCTGGAAGGCAAGGCCGGCACCCGCTGCCTGTCCCAGGACTGCACCATGAGTGCCCGCCAGAAATGGCTGGCCAGCGGCAGCCTGGTAACCGGCCGCGTGCAGGTGGACGAAGGCGCTGCAACGGCCCTGCATAAACGCCACAGCCTCCTGGCCGTGGGCATACGCGCCGTACTGGAGCCGTTTGACTGCGGTGAAGTATTTGAAATTGTGGATGCCGATAAGAAAGTGGTGGCCGTAGCCCGCGCCAAAGTAGCCTCCCGCGCCCTGCACCTGGGCAACCTGCAGCAGGTGGAGGTGGCGCATGCGGATGACATTGTGCTTTTATAA
- a CDS encoding efflux RND transporter periplasmic adaptor subunit — MKRYRRVIVIVILVAAALLVWALFFRKKPQPVQLDTEQPTVGYIATSITATGTVQPVDTVAVGTQVSGTAAKIYADFNSQVKAGQVLLELDKSLFQAQVNQYKANLANAQSNVVFQQSNFSRQEQLYKVGAISRADYDNAVYAINAAKASVESVKAQLQSAEKNLSFATIYSPIDGVVLSRNISVGQTVAASFSTPTLFIIAKDISKMQVQANVDEADIGNVQKDQRVSFTVDAFLDDVFNGAVQEIRLKPQVSANVVTYTTIINASNNDKKLKPGMTANVTIYTQEEDSALLISVKALKFTPDESVAKEYKIIPADTAHKRHKGDVGHKRAPSVFDTSGTKHKDSTVVQQAETAYVWVLKDKTLTEKRIRTGLNDDTHVQVLRGLDKGDVVVDGIQIPQATGAATPAAKSPFMPARRGGGGRPR, encoded by the coding sequence ATGAAAAGATACCGGCGTGTCATCGTCATCGTCATACTCGTTGCAGCCGCATTGCTCGTGTGGGCCTTGTTTTTCCGCAAGAAGCCCCAGCCCGTGCAGCTGGATACAGAGCAGCCCACCGTGGGCTACATTGCTACCAGCATCACGGCTACTGGCACCGTGCAGCCGGTTGATACCGTGGCCGTGGGTACACAGGTATCCGGCACGGCAGCCAAGATCTATGCAGACTTCAACTCGCAGGTGAAGGCCGGCCAGGTGCTGCTGGAGCTGGACAAATCGCTTTTCCAGGCCCAGGTGAACCAGTACAAGGCCAACCTGGCCAATGCCCAGAGCAACGTGGTGTTCCAGCAGTCTAACTTCTCCCGCCAGGAACAATTGTATAAGGTAGGCGCCATCAGCCGCGCGGATTACGACAATGCTGTGTACGCCATCAATGCGGCCAAAGCCAGCGTGGAAAGTGTGAAAGCGCAGTTGCAATCCGCCGAAAAGAACCTCTCTTTTGCCACTATCTATTCCCCGATAGACGGGGTGGTGCTTTCCCGCAATATCAGTGTGGGGCAAACAGTAGCGGCCAGTTTCAGCACGCCCACACTGTTCATCATTGCAAAGGATATTTCCAAAATGCAGGTGCAGGCCAATGTGGATGAAGCAGACATTGGCAATGTGCAGAAAGACCAGCGGGTATCCTTCACCGTGGATGCATTCCTGGACGACGTGTTCAACGGCGCCGTACAGGAAATACGGCTGAAGCCACAGGTAAGCGCTAACGTGGTCACCTATACGACGATCATCAACGCCAGCAACAACGACAAGAAGCTGAAACCCGGTATGACGGCCAACGTGACCATCTATACCCAGGAGGAGGACAGCGCCTTGCTGATCTCTGTAAAAGCCCTCAAATTCACCCCGGACGAGAGCGTGGCCAAAGAATACAAGATCATCCCGGCAGACACTGCGCACAAGCGGCACAAGGGCGATGTAGGGCACAAGCGGGCGCCTTCCGTGTTCGATACTTCCGGTACCAAACATAAAGACAGCACCGTGGTGCAGCAGGCTGAAACCGCGTATGTATGGGTGCTGAAAGACAAAACACTCACGGAAAAAAGAATACGCACGGGCCTGAATGACGATACCCACGTGCAGGTATTGCGCGGCCTGGATAAAGGCGATGTAGTGGTAGACGGGATACAAATACCGCAGGCAACAGGGGCTGCTACTCCCGCAGCCAAGAGCCCTTTTATGCCGGCACGCAGAGGTGGGGGAGGCCGGCCACGATGA
- a CDS encoding MBL fold metallo-hydrolase: MLQLIRHATLRLDMHGLKFLIDPFLATTATYPPIQRTANPVPIPMTPLPIDDAPLQHLVQDATAIIVTHLHIDHWDAAAAAMVPKDKLLLTQPESMATLQAQGFTNVHDLQGYTFGDVALHRTGGRHGTGEVGQRMGPVSGVVFQAPDMRVYVAGDTIWCPEVADVLQIFQPDYVVVNAGAAQFLEGDPITMTTADIVAVTQAVPRAHVIAVHMDTVNHCFLTRELLREFLAEQDLLEQVLVPEDGEEILL; encoded by the coding sequence ATGTTACAATTAATTAGGCACGCCACGCTACGCCTGGATATGCACGGCCTGAAATTCCTGATAGACCCATTCCTGGCCACCACTGCCACCTACCCGCCCATCCAGCGCACTGCCAACCCGGTCCCCATCCCCATGACGCCCCTCCCCATTGACGACGCACCACTACAGCACCTGGTACAGGATGCCACCGCCATCATCGTTACCCACCTGCATATTGATCACTGGGATGCCGCTGCTGCCGCAATGGTGCCCAAAGACAAGCTGCTGCTTACCCAGCCGGAAAGCATGGCCACCCTCCAGGCACAGGGGTTTACGAATGTGCACGACCTGCAAGGCTACACTTTTGGCGATGTAGCATTGCACCGCACCGGCGGCAGGCACGGCACTGGTGAAGTGGGCCAGCGCATGGGCCCCGTGAGCGGTGTGGTATTCCAGGCACCAGACATGCGGGTGTACGTAGCGGGCGATACCATCTGGTGCCCCGAAGTAGCCGATGTGCTGCAGATCTTCCAGCCGGATTACGTGGTCGTCAACGCTGGTGCGGCGCAGTTCCTGGAGGGTGATCCCATCACGATGACCACTGCCGACATTGTGGCTGTAACGCAGGCCGTGCCCCGTGCACACGTGATAGCGGTGCACATGGACACGGTAAACCATTGCTTCCTTACCCGGGAGCTGCTGCGCGAATTCCTGGCGGAGCAGGACCTGCTGGAACAGGTGCTGGTACCGGAAGACGGGGAAGAGATCCTGCTCTAA